In Amphiura filiformis chromosome 1, Afil_fr2py, whole genome shotgun sequence, the following are encoded in one genomic region:
- the LOC140152618 gene encoding kelch-like protein 24: protein MSEFNTAHNALVPSDGHWEIDGPKEFYRQDHGPLLLAELASLHGDSALTDVVLRTPCGSEFPCHRVILAASSPYFRAMFTNDMSESRTDNIDLPEISKSSLSTIIEYIYTGKLKVSNDTAQDLAEAAGFLQFLEVQNVCFKFLEAQLDVTNTREVQHVGDRLFSRQLSEHAKQFSAEMFLDIVASPEFCNYTKEEFVDLLSREIQVDKEEQVYEAIMRWVRRDVQERIAVLPELLDSVAFEVMPTSYLTDILGKETLLEDDPECAGVIARIRTITMKRDMHGEEQPKDIKVLQQPRNYSEVVVVFRNPDVNTAAPSSGDSVPTENPVFRSTILQYNPNSVHKKWEDLPRIPLKLIYEFPISAASYHNNVIVVTNKCRTFLYQSQHRSWSLLAQKYPPRNGSCLVATATDVYLMGGCSVSKAAPVKTVLKYESYVQQWKKASEMPFPMSHVTGVCCQGCVYAIGSKTASHFTSDILCFNPKTYAWKQCTPMPVKLMRTEAVAINGNIYVLGQRNDFTLDVCCYDTSTDTWGEIEGPLIARLGAATVVCNNKIYLIGGESLKRRLCGARRENH from the exons ATGTCAGAATTCAATACCGCTCATAACGCCCTTGTTCCCAGTGATGGACACTGGGAGATTGATGGACCAAAAGAGTTTTATCGACAAGATCATGGTCCCCTGCTTCTCGCAGAACTAGCTAGCCTCCATGGAGACTCTGCGTTGACTGATGTCGTGCTGAGGACTCCCTGTGGTAGTGAATTTCCCTGTCATCGTGTGATTTTGGCAGCATCAAGTCCTTACTTCAGAGCTATGTTTACAAATG ATATGTCAGAAAGCAGGACAGACAATATAGACTTACCAGAGATCTCCAAATCCTCACTCTCAACAATCATAGAATACATCTACACCGGCAAATTGAAGGTGTCCAACGACACAGCTCAAGATCTTGCTGAGGCCGCCGGATTCTTGCAGTTCCTTGAGGTACAAAATGTCTGCTTCAAGTTCCTGGAGGCACAGCTAGATGTAACGAATACCCGTGAAGTTCAACATGTGGGTGATAGGTTATTTAGCAGGCAGTTGAGTGAACATGCAAAGCAGTTTTCTGCTGAGATGTTCTTGGACATAGTGGCATCGCCTGAGTTTTGTAATTATACAAAG GAAGAATTTGTTGATTTACTTAGTCGAGAAATCCAAGTGGACAAGGAAGAACAGGTATATGAAGCAATCATGAGATGGGTCAGACGTGATGTGCAGGAGAGAATAGCGGTATTACCAGAACTACTGGACAGTGTTGCATTTGAAGTCATGCCAACATCTTATCTCACTGATATCCTAG GAAAAGAAACTCTTCTTGAAGATGATCCAGAATGCGCTGGTGTGATTGCCAGAATACGGACTATCACCATGAAGAGAGACATGCATGGAGAAGAACAACCAAAGGATATAAAAGTACTTCAACAACCTAGAAATTACTCAGAA GTGGTGGTTGTGTTTCGCAATCCTGATGTAAACACTGCAGCGCCCTCTTCTGGTGACAGTGTTCCAACAGAGAACCCTGTATTTAGATCCACCATCTTACAGTACAATCCTAACTCTGTGCATAAAAAATGGGAAGATTTACCTCGCATTCCTCTCAAACTAATCTACGAATTTCCAATTTCAGCTGCTTCATATCATAATAATGTCATTGTCGTGACCAACAAATGTCGCACTTTCCTATACCAATCGCAACACAGATCATGGTCGCTACTGGCACAGAAATATCCCCCGAGAAATGGTAGCTGTCTTGTTGCCACGGCAACTGATGTGTACTTAATGGGTGGCTGTTCCGTTTCTAAAGCTGCTCCGGTTAAGACTGTATTAAAATATGAGAGTTACGTGCAGCAGTGGAAGAAAGCCAGCGAAATGCCGTTTCCTATGTCACATGTAACCGGCGTGTGCTGTCAAGGATGCGTCTATGCCATCGGAAGCAAAACAGCGTCGCATTTCACCTCGGATATCCTCTGCTTCAACCCGAAAACATACGCTTGGAAGCAATGTACACCGATGCCTGTGAAGTTGATGCGTACCGAAGCAGTCGCGATCAATGGAAACATCTACGTACTCGGTCAGCGAAATGACTTCACGTTAGACGTGTGTTGTTACGACACAAGTACAGATACTTGGGGCGAGATAGAAGGACCTCTTATCGCAAGATTAGGTGCTGCAACGGTTGTCTGTAATAACAAGATCTATCTCATCGGCGGAGAGAGTCTTAAAAGGAGACTTTGTGGAGCAAGAAGAGAAAACCATTGA